Proteins encoded in a region of the Anopheles aquasalis chromosome 2, idAnoAquaMG_Q_19, whole genome shotgun sequence genome:
- the LOC126569969 gene encoding histone-lysine N-methyltransferase eggless: protein MDSEAAKKAEGETETILLESDDETETAALPTSMEKSEAAPATADEPAKSNIETPEAALRKPPETPKELEKVAETPAAEQHEEDVILIVDDDKEPDNPVQADEPISEQPSTAVEPQPANCIAEDSTVTDALASQIGKLCTTENGQDIVNESADEKMKEDAQEQENAEAPSEAEQQHNDEEQAKLQEGEDAFEMLVEAAIENIAAAVDGNFELEPGEDVDVKVDADAVKVEQVKPEPALPRSDCCNLECSSTCREYVEAPLFAINFYDVSKKKKKVPLLCTDCFGAVISEYENYCSMIVNQTPVVRNDRTKKEVVEIIDSDDDEDKEKIDLQKCQNETPLHQDIIALVESELEDVIKETFDKYKIHEQVEESFDYIKKIIAKNEECSKYLEPAMKQMSKKADEHLFAIYAARKIERKHLPELIIDDDLNSDIHRREPITQSHVYYASGDKLFAKWNECRIIDKVKRNNELMYYIKFLQPEGSPLQLRSSKCIAYRTAPIGKLMLGTRVIAKIDSYVGKGGSVQDAFYPGVVAESLGSYNRHRYLVFYDDGYAQYLPPKDVRVVCSQSKNVWEDVDIHSREFIKDYLIKIHKIRPMVHVKPQQRLMTERNATWYDTVVTRLDASLIEVYFVALKRHEWIYRGSTRFAPLFYGMGQHQFGNKKYSKLQQRNEPSIEYMTIDDDDDDDDDEKCSDGKDGTAKSSCDITGQRAEPSPTSQDNHRSKEARSDTGGKAKPTQTARKSTVDRPTYLNQNIIYCDNDRPEGSTTNYTTKRYPPPQKFKPHNCGPDCLYKSSFDMRSFSHLGKPLLCGWERQVCKSRFKKIPSVVYRGPCGRRMRSMAEVHRYLRITKATLNVDNFEFDPQLRVFAEYRPQYLVVDIPDVSNGLEYTPVSCVNYFDDTKPPPCEYSTKRIPTEGVDLNLDENFLVCCDCEDDCFDKSKCQCWQLTIEGAKFLAPEQPIDSIGYVYKRLEESVMTGIYECNARCKCKMDCLNRVVQHPLLTKLQIFKTSNRGWGIRCLNDIAKGSFICVYSGHLITDEASNQICAQNDDQTGDEYYAELDYIETVQNTKEGYESDVSNVEEEEEEDELQDKNSQNEDSDSALETSNLEHDSDEEFTYNSRSSRKTMAVKTRSQIRKLVTETQDDELTGEKQKEKDSGEREPINFAPNMEMSRAEALGKAKKRKSLREYYGENEATYIMDAKKSGNLGRYFNHSCVPNLFVQNVFVDTHDARFPWVAFFAQKLIKAGSELTWNYNYDVGSVAGKVLYCHCGEKECRKRLL from the exons ATGGATTCTGAAGCCGCCAAGAAGGCTGAAGGTGAAACGGAAACAATTTTGTTAGAATCAGACGATGAAACCGAAACTGCCGCTCTTCCAACCTCGATGGAGAAGTCCGAAGCTGCACCAGCCACTGCGGACGAACCCGCTAAATCCAACATAGAAACGCCAGAAGCCGCTCTAC GGAAACCACCAGAAACTCCTAAAGAGCTGGAGAAAGTTGCAGAAACACCTGCAGCAGAACAACACGAGGAAGATGTGATCCTGATTGTGGATGACGATAAAGAACCCGATAATCCCGTCCAAGCGGATGAACCTATATCGGAGCAACCTTCTACTGCAGTAGAGCCACAGCCGGCCAACTGTATCGCAGAAGATTCCACGGTTACCGATGCTCTAGCGTCtcaaattggaaaactttgcacTACAGAGAACGGCCAGGACATTGTGAATGAAAGTGCCGACGAGAAAATGAAGGAAGACGCCCAGGAACAAGAGAACGCTGAAG CTCCCAGTGAAgcagaacagcagcataacGATGAGGAGCAGGCGAAGCTGCAGGAAGGTGAGGATGCTTTTGAGATGCTGGTGGAGGCAGCGATCGAAAATATTGCCGCAGCAGTCGACGGTAACTTTGAGCTGGAACCCGGTGAAGATGTGGACGTAAAGGTTGACGCGGATGCGGTTAAGGTTGAGCAGGTGAAACCCGAACCTGCCCTTCCCCGTTCCGATTGTTGCAATCTGGAGTGTAGTTCGACGTGCCGGGAGTACGTTGAAGCACCTCTGTTCGCGATAAACTTTTACGATgtttcgaagaaaaagaaaaaagttcCGCTTTTGTGCACCGACTGCTTTGGGGCAGTTATCAGCGAGTACGAG AATTATTGCTCGATGATAGTGAACCAAACTCCGGTGGTccggaacgatcgaacgaagaaGGAAGTAGTAGAAATTATCGAtagtgatgatgacgaggacaAAGAAAAGATTGACCTgcaaaaatgtcaaaatg AAACACCACTGCATCAGGACATAATAGCGCTCGTTGAATCGGAGCTGGAGGACGTCATTAAAGAAACATTTGATAAATACAAGATACACGAACAGGTGGAGGAGTCTTTCGACTACATTAAAAAGATAATTGCGAAAAATGAAG AATGCTCCAAATACCTTGAACCTGCGATGAAGCAGATGTCGAAGAAAGCGGACGAACATCTATTTGCCATTTACGCGGCcagaaagatagaaagaaaacATCTTCCCGAACtgatcatcgacgacgacctcAACAGCGACATCCATCGCCGGGAACCTATAACCCAGAGCCACGTGTACTATGCCTCTGGGGACAAACTGTTTGCCAAGTGGAATGAGTGTCGAATTATAGATAAAGTGAAGCGAAATAAC GAACTCATGTACTATATCAAATTTCTACAGCCGGAAGGAAGTCCTTTGCAGTTACGGTCATCCAAATGTATTGCCTACCGAACGGCACCGATAGGAAAGCTGATGCTCGGGACGCGCGTGATTGCCAAGATTGATTCGTACGTGGGCAAGGGTGGAAGTGTGCAGGACGCGTTCTACCCGGGCGTGGTTGCTGAATCGCTGGGCAGCTACAACCGCCACCGGTATCTGGTGTTCTATGACGATGGCTACGCCCAGTACCTGCCACCGAAAGACGTTCGGGTCGTGTGTTCCCAATCGAAAAACGTTTGGGAGGACGTGGATATTCATTCGCGCGAGTTTATCAAGGACTATCTAATCAAAATTCACAAAATCAGGCCGATGGTGCATGTGAAACCCCAGCAACGGCTTATGACAGAGCGAAACGCCACCTGGTACGATACAGTCGTAACGCGGCTCGATGCCAGCCTGATCGAGGTTTACTTCGTCGCGTTAAAACGTCATGAATGGATTTACCGTGGCTCCACTCGGTTTGCACCATTGTTCTACGGCATGGGTCAGCATCAGTTTGGCAATAAAAAGTACTCCAAACTTCAACAACGCAACGAACCGTCGATCGAGTACATGaccatcgatgacgatgacgatgacgatgacgatgagaagTGCAGCGACGGAAAAGACGGGACTGCGAAAAGCAGCTGCGATATTACGGGCCAGAGGGCAGAGCCATCACCTACATCGCAAGACAACCACCGGTCAAAAGAAGCCCGCAGCGACACTGGAGGCAAAGCGAAGCCGACGCAAACGGCACGGAAAAGTACGGTCGATCGGCCAACGTACCTCAATCAAAACATCATCTATTGCGATAACGATCGGCCGGAAGGATCTACGACGAACTACACGACGAAGCGCTATCCACCGCCGCAAAAGTTCAAACCGCACAACTGCGGACCGGACTGTCTGTACAAATCGTCGTTCGATATGCGCTCGTTCAGTCATCTCGGTAAACCGTTGCTCTGTGGCTGGGAGCGACAGGTTTGCAAATCTCGCTTCAAGAAGATACCCAGCGTGGTGTACCGGGGTCCGTGTGGTCGCCGTATGCGCTCGATGGCGGAGGTGCACCGTTACCTGCGCATCACCAAGGCAACGCTGAACGTCGATAACTTTGAGTTCGATCCACAGCTGCGAGTGTTTGCGGAGTACCGGCCCCAGTACCTGGTGGTCGACATACCGGACGTTTCGAATGGGCTCGAGTATACGCCCGTTTCGTGTGTGAACTACTTCGACGATACGAAACCGCCGCCATGCGAGTACTCAACCAAGCGCATACCCACCGAGGGCGTGGACCTGAATTTGGATGAAAATTTTCTGGTCTGCTGTGATTGCGAAGATGATTGCTTCGATAAAAGCAAATGCCAGTGCTGGCAGCTGACGATCGAGGGCGCGAAATTTCTGGCACCTGaacaaccgatcgattcgatcggctACGTGTACAAGCGGCTGGAGGAATCGGTCATGACCGGTATCTACGAGTGTAACGCACGGTGTAAGTGCAAAATGGATTGCCTCAACCGAGTCGTCCAGCACCCGCTGCTCACGAAGCtacaaattttcaaaacaagcAACAGGGGCTGGGGTATTCGTTGTCTCAATGACATAGCCAAGGGCAGCTTCATCTGTGTGTACTCCGGTCACCTGATCACGGACGAGGCAAGCAACCAGATCTGCGCCCAGAACGATGACCAAACGGGTGACGAGTATTACGCCGAGTTGGACTACATCGAAACGGTGCAGAACACAAAGGAAGGCTACGAGAGCGATGTTTCGAACgttgaggaggaggaagaggaagatgagtTACAGGATAAGAACAGCCAGAACGAGGATTCCGACTCCGCGCTCGAAACTAGCAATCTGGAACACGATTCGGATGAAGAATTCACCTACAACAGCAGATCATCGCGCAAGACCATGGCAGTCAAGACACGGTCTCAGATTCGAAAGCTGGTAACGGAAACACAGGATGATGAGCTGACCggagagaaacaaaaggaaaaggattccGGAG AGCGCGAACCAATCAATTTCGCCCCCAACATGGAAATGTCGCGTGCGGAGGCGCTGGGTAAAGCTAAGAAAAGGAAATCTCTTCGCGAATACTATGGAGAGAACGAAGCCACCTACATCATGGACGCCAAAAAGTCGGGCAACCTGGGCCGCTATTTTAAT CACTCCTGTGTACCTAATCTGTTTGTGCAGAACGTGTTCGTCGATACGCACGATGCCCGGTTCCCGTGGGTGGCCTTCTTTGCGCAGAAATTGATAAAGGCCGGCTCGGAGTTAACGTGGAACTACAACTACGATGTCGGGTCGGTGGCCGGCAAGGTACTCTACTGTCACTGCGGGGAAAAGGAATGCCGTAAACGTTTGCTTTAA
- the LOC126569923 gene encoding protein C10, with the protein MAYLSNFNAETGKTILVDILKTVNQPENSKKLGEAKANSGKEMIKMMQHVFPLVMQIQISVIKDYGFPGNREGLVQFEQIIREFEREDVDIARLRAQIRSIYLPPININSTNDILI; encoded by the coding sequence ATGGCGTATCTTTCCAACTTCAACGCCGAGACGGGCAAAACGATTCTGGTGGACATACTGAAAACGGTGAACCAGCCGGAAAACTCAAAGAAACTGGGCGAAGCGAAAGCCAACTCGGGCAAAGAGATGATCAAGATGATGCAGCACGTCTTCCCGCTGGTCATGCAGATCCAGATCAGCGTCATTAAGGACTACGGGTTCCCGGGGAACCGCGAGGGGCTGGTGCAGTTCGAGCAAATCATCCGCGAGTTCGAGCGAGAGGACGTGGACATTGCGCGGCTGCGGGCACAGATACGGTCCATTTATCTGCCCCcgatcaacatcaacagcacgAACGATATTCTAATTTAG
- the LOC126569970 gene encoding MTRF1L release factor glutamine methyltransferase: MILSTSRAAARLRLTLCSSRLPASCTGIREPGCTFSSSSSTTTGGGGPVAAQSSYATTVRVTQEKWLQRFQSENIPEPETSITNIIAHVLELSGPGDVGQHQNSSLSEQQMSRIEEMCECRLARMPLQYIIRKWDFRDLTLKMIPPVFIPRPETEELVELILQQMDSQRETFFLEIGSGSGAISLSILKHAPKSSGIAIDQSRLACELTRENAAAVGLDSRLRIFKHKLINDLPETLADKRFDMIVSNPPYVPSVLLPTLEPEIKIYEDLRALDGGNDGLTVIKAILRIAAKHLTKDGVLWLEVDSSHPPVIEKFLTQHGDTMGLRFVASYKDLFQKDRFVEIVKCC, from the exons ATGATCTTGTCGACATcacgtgctgctgcccgcTTGCGGTTAACGTTGTGCTCCAGCCGATTGCCGGCCTCCTGCACCGGTATCCGAGAACCGGGgtgcaccttcagcagcagcagcagcaccaccaccggtggaggtggtcCCGTTGCGGCGCAATCCTCCTATGCGACAACGGTCCGCGTAACACAGGAAAAGTGGCTACAACGGTTCCAATCGGAAAACATCCCCGAACCGGAAACGtccatcaccaacatcataGCGCACGTGCTCGAACTATCCGGACCGGGTGATGTAGGCCAACACCAGAACTCGTCGCTCAGCGAGCAGCAGATGAGCAGGATCGAGGAGATGTGCGAGTGCCGACTGGCCAGGATGCCCCTGCAGTACATTATCCGGAAGTGGGATTTCCGTGATTTGACGCTCAAGATGATCCCCCCGGTATTTATTCCACGTCCGGAGACGGAGGAACTGGTTGAGCTGATACTGCAGCAGATGGATAGCCAGAGGGAAACGTTCTTTCTCGAGATTGGCTCGGGCAGTGGTGCGATCAGTCTTTCGATTTTAAAACACGCTCCAAAG TCCTCGGGCATCGCGATCGACCAGAGCCGGTTGGCGTGTGAGCTGACACGCGAGAATGCTGCAGCGGTCGGGCTGGACAGTCGGTTGCGAAttttcaaacacaaactgATCAACGATCTGCCGGAGACGCTGGCGGACAAGCGGTTCGACATGATCGTGAGCAACCCGCCCTACGTTCCTTCGGTGCTCCTGCCAACGCTCGAACCGGAGATAAAAATCTACGAAGATTTACGCGCCCTCGACGGTGGCAACGATGGACTGACTGTGATAAAGGCAATACTGCGGATAGCTGCAAAGCACCTCACCAAAGACGGAGTACTGTGGCTCGAGGTGGACAGTTCCCATCCACCGGTGATCGAAAAGTTTCTCACGCAACACGGCGACACGATGGGATTACGCTTCGTCGCTTCGTACAAGGATCTCTTTCAAAAGGATCGTTTCGTTGAGATCGTCAAATGCTGCTAG